A DNA window from Micromonospora sp. NBC_01739 contains the following coding sequences:
- a CDS encoding Xaa-Pro dipeptidyl-peptidase — protein MRTTRRWWGSAVAVAMTAAILPVTPALAQPAQANQLVIADGVTQPVFGYADAIRERIFVTSDVDTDSNGELDVVAMDIIRPKASDQGLRVPVVMDASPYYSTVCRGNETECKADLDGDGLLDQWPLFYDNYFVPRGYAVVLLDMIGTNNSTGCPVTGGLGDNISAPTAIDWLNGRRKGVDADGNEVVANWHNGKSGMIGKSYDGTLANAAAATGVEGLSTIVPISAISSWYDYSRSNGLVTRANNYSGSLSNTVTNPNRRAYCAPVRTQLGVGADDATGDYSDFWAERDYVPHADKVKASVLLVHGINDDNVRADHFSKWWYALAENNVPRKLWLTGTGHIDPFDFRRAEWVDTLHRWFDFWLQGIDNGIMREPMVDLERLPDVWETHANWPIPKSQPTQIWLRPGTNGDPGDISVKPGPGNKKATFTDTPSMSQANAIRHPSDPAANKNNRLVFLSEPLKAPLHISGTPIVRIKASVNGEDTSFAGLLVDYGTRQRFSTSGDGVRTVTTEDCWGESANFGGHNEEACYRQVVKNVASNPQELVTKGIYDGLNLDSLYTSTPLVPGEKNAVDIPLQPEDYVFEAGHQIGVVLLGSYSGYSSRAKQTRAEITVHFDSTRITLPIVGGRQAAVAAGLN, from the coding sequence ATGCGAACCACGAGGCGATGGTGGGGCAGTGCGGTGGCGGTCGCGATGACCGCGGCCATCCTGCCGGTGACCCCCGCGCTAGCCCAGCCCGCGCAGGCGAACCAGTTGGTCATCGCGGACGGCGTCACCCAGCCGGTCTTCGGCTACGCCGACGCGATCCGCGAACGGATCTTCGTCACCTCCGATGTCGACACCGACTCCAACGGTGAGCTCGACGTCGTGGCGATGGACATCATCCGGCCGAAGGCCAGCGACCAGGGCCTGCGGGTGCCGGTGGTCATGGACGCCAGCCCCTACTACTCGACGGTCTGCCGCGGCAACGAGACCGAGTGCAAGGCCGACCTGGACGGCGACGGCCTGCTCGACCAGTGGCCGCTGTTCTACGACAACTACTTCGTGCCGCGTGGCTACGCGGTCGTGCTGCTCGACATGATCGGCACCAACAACTCGACCGGCTGCCCGGTCACCGGCGGTCTCGGGGACAACATCAGCGCCCCGACCGCGATCGACTGGCTCAACGGCCGCCGCAAGGGTGTCGACGCCGACGGCAACGAGGTCGTCGCCAACTGGCACAACGGCAAGTCCGGCATGATCGGCAAGTCGTACGACGGCACCCTGGCCAACGCCGCCGCCGCCACCGGCGTCGAGGGCCTGTCCACCATCGTGCCGATCTCGGCCATCTCCAGCTGGTACGACTACTCGCGTAGCAACGGTCTGGTGACCCGGGCGAACAACTACTCGGGCAGCCTGTCCAACACCGTCACCAACCCGAACCGTCGGGCGTACTGTGCCCCGGTGCGGACCCAGCTCGGCGTGGGCGCCGACGACGCCACCGGTGACTACAGCGACTTCTGGGCCGAGCGGGACTACGTGCCGCACGCCGACAAGGTCAAGGCCAGTGTCCTGCTGGTGCACGGCATCAACGACGACAACGTGCGGGCCGACCACTTCAGCAAGTGGTGGTACGCCCTGGCCGAGAACAACGTGCCGCGCAAGCTGTGGCTGACCGGCACCGGGCACATCGACCCGTTCGACTTCCGTCGCGCGGAGTGGGTGGACACCCTGCACCGCTGGTTCGACTTCTGGCTCCAGGGCATCGACAACGGCATCATGCGTGAGCCGATGGTCGACCTGGAGCGGCTGCCGGACGTCTGGGAGACCCACGCCAACTGGCCGATCCCCAAGTCCCAGCCGACCCAGATCTGGCTGCGCCCCGGCACCAACGGCGACCCCGGCGACATCTCGGTGAAGCCCGGCCCCGGCAACAAGAAGGCCACCTTCACCGACACCCCGTCGATGAGCCAGGCCAACGCGATCCGGCACCCCTCGGACCCGGCGGCTAACAAGAACAACCGGCTGGTCTTCCTGTCCGAGCCGCTGAAGGCGCCGCTGCACATCTCCGGCACCCCGATCGTGCGGATCAAGGCCTCGGTCAACGGAGAGGACACCAGCTTCGCCGGTCTGCTCGTCGACTACGGCACCCGGCAGCGCTTCAGCACCTCCGGTGACGGCGTCCGCACCGTGACCACCGAGGACTGCTGGGGCGAGTCGGCCAACTTCGGTGGGCACAACGAGGAGGCCTGCTACCGCCAGGTCGTCAAGAACGTGGCCAGCAACCCGCAGGAGTTGGTCACCAAGGGCATCTACGACGGGCTGAACCTCGACTCGCTCTACACCTCGACCCCGCTGGTGCCGGGTGAGAAGAACGCCGTCGACATCCCGCTGCAGCCCGAGGACTACGTCTTCGAGGCCGGCCACCAGATCGGTGTGGTCCTGCTCGGCTCGTACTCCGGCTACAGCAGCCGGGCCAAGCAGACCCGCGCCGAGATCACGGTGCACTTCGACAGCACCCGGATCACCCTGCCGATCGTCGGTGGCCGCCAGGCCGCCGTGGCAGCCGGTCTGAACTGA
- a CDS encoding amylo-alpha-1,6-glucosidase, translated as MIEIRFGTQVCGELTSAASREWLVADGLGGYAMGTVAGLRTRRYHGLLVVPGETPASRKVGLASLDPAVVLPSGARVRLGAHEWASGDVDPRGFELLEGFDLTDGLPRWRWRIGEVVIERELAMLHGRSCVAVVHRLVSGGPVELELAAACTWRDAHGERRADGPALRMDPVEGGAVIEGAYRLSGPGWTPQGHWWRGAHHRAEAARGLHPEEDLWYAGQFRDLLRRPGDTVSVLAWAQDPAPEPPPAVEVVAAARRRNREVVAAAKPTDDVEATLALAADAFVVRTNDSPVEVVAGYPWFGAWSRDTMISYEGLFLCTGRADLGRELLRTYAGTLSEGMLANTADTGRVEYNTVDGTLWFLHAVSRHVTVTGDTDLGDELLPALRGVIDAHLTGTRYGIAVDPADGLLTSGAPGAALTWMDARVYGVPVTPRHGKPVEVNALWINGVAGVAELTELAGQDADGLHRLHEQAVESFRQRFPAPAGWLHDVVDAPAPAYPLGGAAVHDDDLLRPNQLLAWSLPNAPLRPDPQAVALVGAGLLTPLGLRSLSPDSPGFTGGHRGGPAERDSAYHQGTVWPWLIGPYADASRRAGLSVDELFTGLEAHLSEYGLGSVSETADGSAPHTATGCPFQAWSVAELLRARR; from the coding sequence TTGATCGAGATTCGTTTCGGTACCCAGGTCTGCGGTGAGCTGACCAGCGCCGCCAGTCGGGAGTGGCTGGTGGCCGACGGCCTCGGCGGATACGCGATGGGCACGGTCGCCGGGCTGCGTACCCGCCGCTATCACGGGCTGTTGGTGGTACCGGGAGAAACCCCGGCCTCCCGCAAGGTGGGACTGGCCAGTCTCGATCCGGCCGTGGTGCTGCCCTCCGGGGCCCGGGTACGCCTGGGTGCCCACGAGTGGGCCTCCGGCGACGTGGACCCGCGGGGATTCGAGTTGCTGGAGGGGTTCGACCTGACCGACGGGCTGCCCCGGTGGCGGTGGCGGATCGGCGAGGTGGTGATCGAGCGGGAGTTGGCCATGCTGCATGGCCGCTCCTGTGTGGCGGTGGTACACCGGCTGGTCAGCGGTGGGCCGGTCGAGCTGGAGTTGGCCGCCGCCTGCACCTGGCGCGACGCGCACGGCGAGCGGCGGGCGGACGGGCCGGCACTGCGAATGGATCCGGTCGAGGGTGGGGCGGTGATCGAGGGGGCGTACCGGCTGTCCGGGCCGGGCTGGACCCCCCAGGGCCACTGGTGGCGGGGCGCCCACCACCGGGCGGAGGCTGCCCGGGGCCTGCATCCGGAGGAGGACCTGTGGTACGCGGGCCAGTTCCGCGACCTGCTGCGCCGGCCGGGCGACACGGTGTCCGTGCTGGCCTGGGCCCAGGACCCCGCCCCGGAACCGCCACCCGCCGTCGAGGTGGTGGCGGCGGCCCGGCGACGCAACCGGGAGGTGGTGGCGGCGGCCAAGCCGACCGACGATGTCGAGGCCACCCTGGCGTTGGCCGCCGACGCCTTCGTCGTGCGTACGAACGACTCGCCGGTGGAGGTGGTCGCCGGGTACCCCTGGTTCGGCGCCTGGTCCCGGGACACGATGATCTCCTACGAGGGGTTGTTCCTCTGCACCGGCCGCGCTGACCTGGGCCGGGAGCTGCTGCGCACCTACGCGGGGACCCTGTCGGAGGGGATGCTGGCGAACACGGCCGACACCGGCCGGGTGGAGTACAACACCGTGGACGGCACCCTGTGGTTCCTGCACGCGGTCAGCCGACACGTCACCGTCACCGGTGACACCGATCTGGGGGACGAACTGCTGCCGGCGCTGCGTGGGGTCATCGACGCCCACCTGACCGGCACCCGGTACGGCATCGCCGTCGACCCGGCCGACGGGCTGCTCACCTCCGGGGCCCCCGGGGCCGCCCTGACCTGGATGGACGCCCGGGTGTACGGGGTGCCGGTGACCCCCCGGCACGGCAAACCGGTCGAGGTCAACGCCCTGTGGATCAACGGGGTGGCCGGGGTCGCGGAGCTGACCGAGTTGGCCGGGCAGGACGCCGACGGGCTGCACCGGCTGCACGAGCAGGCGGTCGAGTCGTTCCGGCAGCGCTTCCCCGCTCCGGCCGGTTGGCTGCACGACGTGGTCGACGCGCCCGCGCCCGCGTACCCCCTGGGGGGTGCGGCCGTCCACGACGACGACCTGCTGCGACCCAACCAGCTGCTGGCCTGGTCGTTGCCGAACGCGCCGTTGCGGCCGGACCCGCAGGCGGTGGCTCTGGTCGGTGCGGGGCTGCTCACCCCCCTGGGTCTGCGCAGCCTCTCCCCGGACTCCCCCGGCTTCACCGGGGGGCACCGGGGCGGGCCGGCCGAGCGGGACAGCGCCTACCACCAGGGCACCGTCTGGCCGTGGCTGATCGGTCCGTACGCCGATGCCAGCCGCCGGGCCGGTCTGTCGGTGGATGAGCTGTTCACCGGTCTGGAGGCGCACCTGAGCGAGTACGGCCTCGGCTCGGTCAGCGAGACCGCCGACGGCTCGGCCCCGCACACCGCCACCGGTTGCCCCTTCCAGGCCTGGTCGGTGGCGGAACTGCTGCGGGCCCGCCGGTGA